The Janthinobacterium lividum genome has a window encoding:
- the msuE gene encoding FMN reductase yields MTRPLRLVAVSGGLQRPSKAAALAEHLMDLIADEVLCEQRLVELGQLAPQLAGAVWRSHLPDTVERELAAVEQADILVVATPVYRGAYTGLFKHFFDFIDQDALIDKPVLLAATGGSERHALMIDHQLRPLFSFFQTRTLPLGVYATDKDFIDYRLQDEALIQRAALAVQRALPLIGLTRHARSATADEAVAA; encoded by the coding sequence ATGACACGTCCACTGCGTTTAGTAGCGGTTTCCGGCGGGCTACAACGCCCTTCCAAGGCTGCGGCACTGGCAGAGCACCTGATGGACCTGATCGCCGACGAAGTGCTGTGCGAACAACGCCTGGTCGAACTCGGGCAACTCGCACCGCAGCTTGCCGGCGCGGTCTGGCGCTCCCATCTGCCCGATACGGTGGAGCGGGAACTTGCAGCGGTCGAGCAAGCTGACATCCTGGTGGTGGCCACGCCGGTCTACCGCGGCGCGTACACGGGACTGTTCAAGCACTTCTTCGACTTCATTGACCAGGACGCCTTGATCGACAAGCCAGTCCTGCTGGCGGCCACCGGCGGCAGCGAACGCCATGCCCTGATGATCGACCACCAGTTGCGGCCGCTGTTCAGCTTTTTTCAGACACGCACCTTGCCGCTGGGCGTCTATGCAACCGACAAGGATTTCATCGACTACCGTTTGCAGGACGAGGCCCTGATCCAGCGCGCCGCGCTGGCGGTGCAACGGGCCTTGCCGCTGATCGGACTGACGCGCCATGCGCGTTCTGCCACGGCTGATGAAGCGGTCGCGGCCTGA
- a CDS encoding methylenetetrahydrofolate reductase, with product MPKPLMHPDKPRLASNITHAYSLEVSAKDIAALSAAAPRILPASTIAIPYLPREDNDARLAAARAVRRLGFEPMLHFSARRISSLVELDSFVQRAVAEAGVERCFVIAGDPSTPMGPFSDSSSLIETGVFERSGMKVIGVGGHPEGHPVMRTAEQWDVLERKCHSIDKRGMTPLIVTQFAFDADIVLTWLEALRERGIDHPVRVGVPGPASIAVLARYAALCGVGACASMLSKYGVSIGKLFGTAGPDLFVERLATGLTEAHGKVSLHFFPFGGIAQSVKWIEQYRSRADPAP from the coding sequence ATGCCAAAGCCCTTGATGCATCCCGATAAGCCCAGGCTCGCCAGCAACATCACGCACGCCTATTCCTTGGAAGTCAGTGCGAAGGACATTGCTGCCTTGAGCGCAGCGGCGCCCCGGATCTTGCCCGCGTCAACCATTGCCATTCCCTACCTGCCTCGCGAGGACAACGACGCGCGACTGGCCGCAGCGCGGGCCGTGCGCAGACTCGGCTTTGAGCCCATGCTGCACTTTTCTGCGCGCCGTATCTCCTCCCTCGTCGAGTTGGATTCATTCGTCCAGCGCGCGGTCGCTGAAGCCGGCGTCGAGCGCTGCTTCGTGATCGCCGGAGATCCGTCTACCCCGATGGGGCCGTTTTCCGACAGTTCCTCGCTGATCGAAACAGGCGTTTTCGAGCGCTCGGGCATGAAGGTGATCGGCGTGGGTGGTCACCCGGAAGGCCATCCAGTCATGCGCACAGCCGAACAGTGGGATGTGCTCGAACGCAAGTGCCACAGCATCGACAAGCGCGGCATGACGCCCTTGATCGTCACCCAGTTTGCGTTTGATGCTGACATCGTGTTGACATGGTTGGAAGCGCTGCGCGAGCGTGGCATTGACCATCCGGTGCGCGTGGGCGTGCCGGGCCCCGCGAGCATCGCGGTGCTTGCCCGCTATGCCGCCTTGTGCGGCGTGGGCGCATGCGCATCGATGCTGTCCAAGTACGGCGTCTCAATCGGCAAGCTGTTCGGTACAGCGGGGCCGGATCTTTTTGTCGAGCGGCTGGCCACCGGCCTGACAGAAGCGCATGGCAAGGTCAGCCTGCATTTCTTTCCCTTTGGCGGCATCGCCCAGTCGGTGAAGTGGATAGAGCAGTACCGTTCTCGCGCCGACCCAGCCCCTTGA
- a CDS encoding LysR family transcriptional regulator, whose protein sequence is MLERIHLSIVQQVEKQGSLTAAASVLHLTQSALSHSMKKLEQQLGTDVWLREGRNLRLTQAGQYLLAVANRVLPQLDLAEERLGQFAQGERGALRIGMECHPCYQWLLKVVSPYLAAWPDVDVDVKQKFQFGGIGALFGYEIDLLVTPDPLYKPGLTFEPVFDYEQVLVVAKGHALASAAYVKPQQLTQEVLISYPVDIERLDIYNQFLLPAGVTPKRHKAIETTDIMLQMVASGRGVAALPRWLVEEYATKMDVVPVRLGVRGVAKQIFLGAREADTAIDYVRAFIELARQPAIVMAQGSDAKALDASR, encoded by the coding sequence ATGCTTGAACGCATCCACCTCAGCATCGTCCAGCAGGTCGAGAAACAAGGGTCGTTGACGGCCGCAGCCAGCGTGCTGCACCTGACCCAGTCCGCCCTGAGCCACAGCATGAAGAAGCTGGAGCAGCAACTGGGCACCGACGTCTGGCTGCGCGAAGGGCGAAACCTGCGCCTGACGCAGGCCGGCCAGTATCTGCTGGCGGTGGCGAACCGGGTGCTGCCGCAACTGGACCTGGCCGAAGAGCGCCTGGGCCAGTTCGCGCAGGGCGAGCGCGGCGCGCTGCGCATCGGCATGGAATGCCACCCTTGCTACCAGTGGCTGCTCAAAGTGGTGTCTCCCTATCTGGCCGCATGGCCCGACGTGGATGTGGACGTCAAGCAGAAGTTCCAGTTCGGCGGGATCGGCGCGCTCTTCGGCTACGAGATCGACCTGCTGGTCACGCCCGACCCGCTGTACAAGCCGGGGCTGACATTCGAACCCGTGTTCGACTACGAGCAGGTACTCGTCGTGGCCAAGGGCCATGCCCTGGCGTCGGCGGCCTATGTGAAGCCCCAGCAACTGACCCAGGAAGTGCTCATCAGCTACCCCGTGGACATCGAGCGCCTGGACATCTATAACCAGTTCCTGTTGCCGGCCGGTGTCACGCCCAAGCGCCACAAAGCCATCGAAACCACCGATATCATGCTGCAGATGGTGGCCAGCGGCCGCGGCGTGGCCGCCCTGCCGCGCTGGCTGGTCGAGGAATATGCGACCAAGATGGACGTGGTGCCTGTGCGGCTGGGCGTGCGAGGCGTCGCCAAGCAGATCTTCCTGGGGGCACGCGAGGCGGACACCGCCATCGACTACGTGCGGGCCTTCATCGAACTGGCCCGCCAGCCTGCCATCGTCATGGCGCAAGGAAGCGATGCCAAAGCCCTTGATGCATCCCGATAA
- a CDS encoding serine hydrolase domain-containing protein, which yields MMTKLAAIITGTTLVLAACKPVATAPAQDIPAAMRQTATTLLQSKFLHATSIAVVYRGKEFILHQGELETGKANPPNDTTLYEIGSVSKTFAGLLLANAVLDGKAALDDPIQKYLAAAYPNLQSQGQPIRLRHLITHTSNMPGMLPLQVNTVLKDFTAHATPAKLNAAYANYGQQQFWQDLHTVSIKGPLGKDYAYSSAGSELIAHTLEKIYGMPYEVLLTQFIAREAGMHDTRLRITAKDIGRLAPGYHSDNPVMTTPMPQLPWGAAGNLKSTMPDMAKYLRLQLGAHPAVVESHKPLARFQDDFSISYFWNIGSNRQLGTHYVHHGGVPRAQSYAYVVPQYQLGVFIITNQSGDATAGAMESALAHIFDTVESMESAK from the coding sequence ATGATGACCAAACTCGCTGCAATCATAACTGGAACGACACTCGTGCTGGCAGCTTGCAAGCCCGTAGCCACAGCACCTGCGCAGGACATTCCTGCGGCAATGCGCCAGACCGCGACCACCCTGCTGCAGTCAAAATTTCTACATGCGACTTCGATTGCCGTCGTTTATCGCGGCAAGGAATTCATTTTGCATCAAGGCGAGCTGGAGACCGGCAAAGCCAATCCGCCGAACGATACAACGCTGTATGAAATCGGCTCAGTCAGCAAAACTTTTGCTGGCCTGCTACTGGCGAATGCTGTGCTTGATGGGAAGGCGGCGCTCGACGATCCCATACAAAAGTACCTGGCGGCCGCCTATCCGAACCTGCAGTCGCAGGGGCAGCCAATTCGCTTGCGCCATTTGATCACGCACACCAGCAATATGCCGGGCATGCTGCCATTGCAGGTGAACACCGTATTGAAGGATTTCACTGCACACGCCACGCCGGCAAAGCTCAATGCCGCCTACGCCAACTACGGACAACAGCAATTCTGGCAGGACTTGCACACAGTCAGCATCAAAGGTCCGCTTGGCAAGGACTATGCCTATTCAAGCGCCGGTAGCGAACTCATTGCGCACACTCTCGAAAAAATCTACGGAATGCCCTATGAAGTCCTGCTCACGCAATTCATAGCGCGCGAAGCCGGCATGCACGATACCAGGCTGAGAATCACAGCCAAGGATATCGGCCGGTTAGCGCCCGGCTACCACAGCGACAATCCCGTCATGACAACACCGATGCCACAGCTGCCCTGGGGGGCAGCGGGCAATCTGAAGTCGACTATGCCGGATATGGCGAAGTACCTGCGCCTGCAATTGGGCGCCCATCCCGCGGTCGTCGAATCGCACAAGCCTTTGGCACGCTTTCAGGACGACTTCAGCATTAGCTATTTCTGGAACATCGGTAGCAATCGCCAGTTGGGCACGCATTATGTACACCATGGCGGCGTGCCACGTGCGCAAAGCTATGCCTACGTCGTTCCTCAATATCAGCTTGGGGTCTTCATCATCACCAACCAGAGCGGCGACGCTACCGCCGGCGCCATGGAAAGCGCGCTGGCGCATATTTTCGACACAGTGGAATCCATGGAAAGCGCCAAGTAG